The Humulus lupulus chromosome 3, drHumLupu1.1, whole genome shotgun sequence genome window below encodes:
- the LOC133823772 gene encoding stemmadenine O-acetyltransferase-like encodes MKVEVISRDIIKPSSPTPESLRNYQLSFLDQVSPRTHSPFIYYYSLSDINNESNDNNVIADISYKLKKSLSKTLTLYYPLAGRFTKDFCVDCHDDGAPFFEARVLKRQLSDIIKNPVPLELNDLLPFPLDEYAGLPFGVQLNIFPCGGITIGVCIAHQITDALSCLEFTKCWMAIARGEENKVVRPTFVSASLFPPKNIGDYDPTMSPPKKNTNVAKLFVLDARKVEALRAKYEEKARGENQAKPKWPRRLSRVEALSAFLWSRYVVATDLDIQNKLCTIFHPVNIRPKFDKPLPENSFGNYYIYQANETLLLSSIISSNTTEEEKDNCYELAWVIGEEIRKIDKNFVEDLHRVEKSDEYFESLKKGTERSVRGEGVALSFSSLCRFPLYDADFGYGKPIWVSSADRCFSNIFVFMDNKTGDEIETYACFSPEEMAKFEVDKEFLSLLSRQIE; translated from the coding sequence ATGAAGGTTGAAGTAATATCTAGAGATATTATCAAACCTTCTTCTCCAACCCCCGAGTCTTTGCGCAACTATCAACTCTCTTTCCTTGACCAAGTATCACCCAGAACCCACAGTCCTTTCATTTACTACTACTCACTAAGCGACATTAATAATGAGTCCAACGACAACAATGTCATCGCTGACATATCCTACAAGCTCAAGAAATCTTTGTCCAAAACTTTAACCCTTTACTACCCACTAGCTGGAAGATTCACCAAAGACTTTTGCGTTGACTGCCATGATGACGGAGCACCCTTCTTTGAAGCTCGAGTACTGAAGAGGCAACTCTCCGACATTATTAAGAACCCTGTCCCTCTTGAACTCAATGATCTCCTTCCATTTCCTCTCGACGAATACGCAGGCTTACCCTTCGGTGTTCAGCTCAACATCTTTCCTTGTGGTGGAATCACCATTGGTGTCTGTATTGCACATCAAATCACAGACGCTTTATCTTGCTTAGAGTTTACGAAATGCTGGATGGCCATTGCTCGTGGTGAAGAGAACAAGGTAGTGAGACCTACGTTCGTCTCTGCATCGCTTTTCCCACCGAAGAATATTGGTGATTATGATCCAACTATGTCTCCTCCAAAGAAGAACACAAACGTAGCAAAGTTGTTTGTGCTTGATGCTCGAAAGGTTGAGGCTCTTAGGGCTAAATACGAGGAAAAAGCAAGAGGAGAAAATCAGGCAAAACCAAAGTGGCCGCGGCGGCTTTCTCGTGTTGAGGCCTTATCTGCTTTCTTATGGAGCCGCTACGTGGTGGCGACTGACTTAGATATTCAAAACAAATTATGTACTATCTTTCACCCAGTGAATATTCGGCCCAAGTTTGATAAGCCATTGCCGGAAAATTCTTTTGGGAACTACTATATATATCAAGCTAACGAGACATTATTACTTTCGTCCATCATCAGTAGTAACACTACTGAGGAAGAAAAAGATAACTGTTACGAGCTGGCATGGGTGATAGGAGAAGAGATAAGGAAGATCGACAAAAATTTTGTGGAAGATCTTCATAGAGTTGAGAAATCCGATGAGTACTTTGAGTCTCTCAAGAAGGGTACTGAGAGATCCGTCAGAGGAGAAGGGGTTGCGCTTTCTTTCAGTAGTTTGTGTAGGTTTCCTCTTTATGACGCTGACTTTGGATATGGAAAGCCCATTTGGGTGAGTTCTGCTGACAGGTGTTTCAGTAACATATTTGTTTTTATGGACAACAAAACTGGTGATGAAATAGAGACTTATGCTTGCTTCAGTCCGGAAGAAATGGCCAAATTTGAAGTTGATAAAGAGTTCCTCTCTCTTTTGTCCCGTCAGATTGAGTGa